In Penaeus monodon isolate SGIC_2016 chromosome 43, NSTDA_Pmon_1, whole genome shotgun sequence, one DNA window encodes the following:
- the LOC119568380 gene encoding uncharacterized protein LOC119568380 has protein sequence MNSIKAAITCCLLVAVSAGVDRRRGGQGSNRFLPGGFGGVQGGGFFGAGIHGDGIHGSGIHGGGIHGGGIHGGSAIIGGGISNAPSQCRYWCKTPEGQAYCCETVHEPETPVGTKPLNCPQVRPTCPRFHGPPTTCSNDYKCAGLDKCCFDRCLGEHVCKPPSFFNNHLPF, from the exons ATGAAT AGTATCAAAGCCGCGATTACGTGTTGCCTCCTGGTGGCCGTCTCCGCCGGTGTAGACCGTAGGAGAGGTGGACAAGGATCCAACAGATTCCTTCCTGGAGGCTTCGGAGGCGTCCAGGGAGGCGGTTTCTTCGGCGCTGGTATTCATGGTGACGGAATCCATGGTAGTGGAATTCATGGTGGTGGTATCCATGGAGGTGGCATCCACGGTGGTAGTGCTATTATTGGCGGTGGAATTTCTAATGCCCCAAGCCAATGCAGATATTGGTGCAAGACTCCGGAGGGCCAAGCCTACTGCTGCGAGACGGTGCATGAACCAGAGACACCTGTTGGTACCAAGCCACTCAATTGCCCACAAGTCCGTCCTACATGCCCACGATTCCATGGACCCCCCACTACCTGTTCCAACGACTACAAGTGTGCTGGCCTCGATAAGTGTTGCTTTGATAGGTGTTTGGGAGAACACGTATGCAAACCTCCCTCATTTTTCAACAATCACCTCCCCTTTTAA
- the LOC119568316 gene encoding whey acidic protein-like, with product DIFGSGFNGGGIHGGIHDGGIHSGIHGGSAIIGSGISNGPSECRYWCKTPEGQAYCCETVHEPETPVGTKPLNCPQVRPTCPRFHGPPNTCSNDYKCAGLDKCCFDRCLGEHVCKPPSFFQ from the coding sequence GATATCTTCGGCAGCGGTTTTAATGGTGGCGGAATCCATGGTGGAATTCATGATGGAGGTATCCATAGTGGAATACACGGTGGTAGTGCTATTATCGGCAGTGGAATCTCTAATGGCCCAAGTGAATGCAGATATTGGTGCAAGACTCCGGAGGGTCAAGCCTACTGCTGCGAGACGGTGCATGAACCAGAGACACCTGTTGGCACCAAGCCACTCAATTGCCCACAAGTCCGTCCCACATGCCCACGATTCCATGGTCCCCCCAATACCTGTTCCAACGACTACAAGTGTGCTGGCCTCGATAAGTGTTGCTTCGACAGGTGTTTGGGAGAACACGTATGCaaacctccctcattttttcAATAA
- the LOC119568379 gene encoding small cysteine and glycine repeat-containing protein 2-like — MKGVSVVILCCVLAAASANNGRGSNRFFTGGFGGGLNSGFGGGFGGGFPGAGGFQGGGFPGGFGGIGGFPGAGISQGSSQCRYWCRNPENQVYCCETDLEPEGPVGTKPLDCPIVRPTCPVSVRGLRPITCSNDYRCGGVDKCCYDRCLQEHVCKPPSFFG; from the exons ATGAAG GGTGTGAGCGTCGTTATCCTGTGTTGCGTCCTGGCGGCGGCCTCGGCGAACAACGGGCGAGGATCCAACAGGTTCTTCACCGGAGGCTTCGGCGGTGGCCTCAACAGCGGTTTCGGTGGTGGCTTCGGCGGTGGCTTCCCCGGTGCCGGAGGATTCCAAGGAGGCGGCTTCCCTGGAGGTTTCGGTGGTATCGGAGGCTTCCCGGGAGCCGGTATCTCCCAAGGATCCAGCCAGTGCAGGTACTGGTGCAGGAACCCGGAGAACCAAGTGTATTGCTGCGAGACCGACCTGGAGCCCGAGGGCCCCGTCGGCACCAAGCCACTCGACTGCCCCATCGTGCGCCCCACGTGCCCGGTCAGCGTGCGCGGCCTGCGCCCCATCACCTGCTCCAACGACTATAGGTGTGGCGGAGTTGACAAGTGCTGCTATGACAGGTGCCTGCAGGAACACGTGTGCAAGCCCCCCTCCTTCTTCGGCTGA
- the LOC119568381 gene encoding uncharacterized protein LOC119568381 isoform X3, translated as MNSIKAVIVCCLLVTVSAGVDRRRGGQGSNRFLPGAFAGVHGSGLFGSGFNGGGIHGGIHGGGIIGGIHGGSGISNGPSECRYWCKTPEGQAYCCETVHEPETPVGTKPLDCPQVRPTCPRFHGPPNTCSNDFKCAGLDKCCFDRCLGEHVCKPPSFFNNHLPF; from the coding sequence AGCATCAAAGCCGTGATTGTGTGTTGCCTCCTGGTGACCGTCTCCGCCGGTGTAGACCGAAGGAGAGGTGGACAAGGATCCAACAGATTCCTTCCTGGAGCCTTCGCTGGCGTCCACGGAAGCGGTCTCTTCGGCAGCGGTTTTAATGGTGGCGGAATCCATGGTGGAATTCATGGTGGCGGTATCATTGGTGGAATACACGGTGGCAGTGGAATCTCCAATGGCCCAAGTGAATGCCGATATTGGTGCAAGACTCCGGAGGGTCAAGCCTACTGCTGCGAGACGGTGCATGAACCAGAGACACCTGTTGGCACCAAGCCACTGGATTGCCCACAAGTCCGTCCCACATGCCCACGTTTCCATGGGCCCCCCAATACCTGTTCCAACGACTTCAAGTGTGCTGGCCTCGATAAGTGTTGCTTCGACAGGTGTTTGGGAGAACACGTATGCAAACCTCCCTCATTTTTCAATAACCATCTCCCATTTTAA
- the LOC119568381 gene encoding uncharacterized protein LOC119568381 isoform X2, producing the protein MNSIKAVIVCCLLVTVSAGVDRRRGGQGSNRFLPGAFAGVHGSGLFGSGFNGGGIHGGIHGGGIIGGIHGGSGISNGPSECRYWCKTPEGQAYCCETVHEPETPVGTKPLDCPQVRPTCPRFHGPPNTCSNDFKCAGLDKCCFDRCLGEHVCKPPSFFNNHLPF; encoded by the exons ATGAAT AGCATCAAAGCCGTGATTGTGTGTTGCCTCCTGGTGACCGTCTCCGCCGGTGTAGACCGAAGGAGAGGTGGACAAGGATCCAACAGATTCCTTCCTGGAGCCTTCGCTGGCGTCCACGGAAGCGGTCTCTTCGGCAGCGGTTTTAATGGTGGCGGAATCCATGGTGGAATTCATGGTGGCGGTATCATTGGTGGAATACACGGTGGCAGTGGAATCTCCAATGGCCCAAGTGAATGCCGATATTGGTGCAAGACTCCGGAGGGTCAAGCCTACTGCTGCGAGACGGTGCATGAACCAGAGACACCTGTTGGCACCAAGCCACTGGATTGCCCACAAGTCCGTCCCACATGCCCACGTTTCCATGGGCCCCCCAATACCTGTTCCAACGACTTCAAGTGTGCTGGCCTCGATAAGTGTTGCTTCGACAGGTGTTTGGGAGAACACGTATGCAAACCTCCCTCATTTTTCAATAACCATCTCCCATTTTAA